The DNA sequence TCTTGCAGATGTTCATCTGTTCTAAAGCCTTAGTTAACTAAGCCTGAAAGACATCCACTCTCCTTGATTGCAACAATAAATCAAACCAGTGATTAATCAATTAAAAGGGCTTTGGGAGGAGAAGGTTGTGTAAAGAGAACAGAGTGGTTGTGGATTACAATGTGTCTGTTTGCTGCTCTGTTGCCATAGAGACAGGTGACAGAGGGGCACTCTTTTCATTATGTGATAGTCAGTCTCTGAGCAAATGTTGGCAGACTAGTATGGAACGACCATGCTCAATAAATTGATCAAGGAGAGTTGGAGGCTCTGAACAAATAGTCCTCCAATGTCTTCCACTGTTCCCTTTACAAAACAACGTAACAAACATGTTCAAAGCACTGCTAGCAGCAACACAGAATTTAAAAAGAGATATATGTAAATGTAACACAATTATATGAAGTGcataaacacaaatacacaacaatATAAACAGTAGATTGAATATAAGCAATATAAGCTTACTCAAACTGTACATTTCCAAAACTAAACAAATATCTATGACGTTACATATCAACGCTAGAAAAAACCTGAGTAGATTCCCTCCTCACTTCACTAcctctcaggtgtgtgtgtgcttgaggtGTGCACTGCAGTGTGACGAACATGCAAGTCTCATTAGGACAGTCAATGGTCTCTTTGTTTGGTGTTAAGGGAGAGATCTCTCTCTGTCGTTGGTAGATCCCATGGCATTTGTACTTAGCATCCCTTTCATAGCTCAATcgagaatatatatatttttatgtccACAATAAACACTGCCTTTTTTCAGTCAAATAAAGGTGTGGCCAGTCATTCAAAGTGACATTGATGAGTAACATGCCCCATACAGGAAGGTCCTTGGATGATAACTCTGGTGTCATCCCTCATATGTACCCAAGGCAggattaaagctataaatgtacaGCTCACGGATGATTGCGTTTAATTGGTTGTCTGGTCTACCAAGAACATCTGCTTATGTGGGGGTTTGATTTCGGAGATAAGCAACTTGGTGCATCAATGAATATAGGTGGCTTGGGGGGAGGAGTATGGCTTGGGACCCTTCTCTCGAAGCTACAGGGGTAGTTAGGCTGAGAGGGTAGAGGGGAAGGCTAGTGTTTCCCACGCCTCAGGTTTCCCTTGTCAAACCCGGAAGGGCACAAAGAGATGTCTATCTAACACTGAGGCAGAGCGGGCAGTCTTAGTAACCATAGCCAACCTGCTGGATACAGAatctgagcctgtgtgtgtgtctatctggcCTCTCTACTAAGACATAGGACTTACATTAGGCTTGCCGTTGGGCACGTCGAAGCGGCTGTGTGTGTAGTACATTTGGATGTCTGCCCCGTGGTTGATCTGGTAATATGGGCTGAAGCTTCCGTATCTCTGCCTACAGCACAACCACACTAGCTGAAGGTCAAGAAAATACAAGAATCATAGTACTTTTAAAATGGCCTCCTTAGCATGACATACTGTAACTGTTATAGCAGGGTTGTGACTGTTTCTGAGAAAATGGAGGTCTACAATGCATTTAGGGAGAAAcagtgtgcatgcgtgtgtccgtgtgtgtttgTACTCACCAGCAGTATTAGGAGAATAAGGAGGATTAACAAGATCAGGGCAGCCAGTACCAATAGAGCGATCCCCCATCCTGGGACCCCCATCTCCGCCCCCAGCAACTACAGCTGCAGCATTCTCGGTGGTCTTATGTGTCGCCTCCGTATTCTCTGTGGTCTTATGACTGGTCGTTTGTCCCGTGGCAGCCTGATGCGTGCTTGTTGCTCTCTCAGTAGGGGCAACTTGGGGGTTAGATTGGCCCGAGGTAGTTGTTGATAGAGAGGTTTTATGAAAGACAGTCGTGCTACTGGCCTGGGGAGGATTTTTAGGGGTAATAGGGGTGGTTCTATTGCTAATTGTATTGTTATAGTCTCCAGGAATAGGGGTGGTTATGTTGCTAATTGTTATGTTATGGTCCCCAGGAATAGGGGTGGTTATGTTGCTAATTGTATTGTTATGGACTCCAGGAATAGGAGTGGTTATGTTGCTAATTGTATTGTTATGTTCTCCAGGAATAGGAGTGGTTATGCTGCTAATTGTATTGTTATGGTCTCCAGGAATAGGAGTGGTTATGCTGCTAATTGTATTGTTATGGTCAGGACTAGTGGTGGTGGTTGTAAGGATATGACTACTTGTGATACTAATTGTTGCAAGACTGGTGATGTTGCCAGAAGAAGTCATTGCTGTAGATGTAGTTGTATCCCCGACCCTTCCTGAACGGCTAGCCGTACTAACTAAGGCAGCTGTAGTAGTCGTCGCTGCAGATGGTGGTGAGGAAGTTACGGTTGCTGTGGTACGTGCTACAAGAGGTAGTGTGGCTTTTATTGGAAGTTGATCTGAGGGATAAAGAACATATTTGTGATTCCTGCTTTATTTGACTAATAACAGTTTCTTAAGCTATTTACAATACAGGTTATTTGTAACATACAAATGAATCAGGTTGCTACACAACAGAAGTAGAGAAGGTTGCCATCTTCTTTACCTTCAGTATAGGCGAGGTCCAGGTCAAGGGTTTTGGATTTATTTGATCGGATATGAGTGGAAAATAGATCTTTAACCAAACTTGCATTGATCATTAATGTAGTCCCAAACATTAATGTAGAGTTTGCAATGACAGATCCATTACTGCAAGAGTGGGAGCAGTAGTCAAAAATAATGCTAACGCATAATTGTCAATATCCTTAAGAATGCTATTTTTTTTAATGGCTGCATTTTAAATTCAACATTAGAGCTGACCTGAAGATTATATCAGATACACCCATATATTTGTCATGGTCTGGCAAAGGGCTGTAGACGTCATCCATCTGAAAAAGAAAGACACAGCAATCAGAGGAGCACTTTAGTATTATCCTACAGGCCTACAAAGCATGGCTTCACACCTTTACTTGTTTGAATATTGAGGATATTGTAACAGGTTGTAAGGGAGGTGTCTATAGTATCCTTGTCTAtggtgtagtggagtgggtcaacTGGAGTGTGAGCTAGTGGTGATGGCTCGGTTTTGTTGTTTACTGTTAAAATAGTTCTCACTTCTAGGTGTTGGAGAGCTGATGATGTTGgtgacatagaaatagaatgaatagaacatgCTTGGGAAcatctaaccctggcaatttgactggtaaactcatacGTACACTCGCAATGGTTGCCTGgtatagatgcggtaaagaggtcaatagaacttgaccaaaacaatggaaatgaCATGGAAATGTGTTGGGGAAAGATGCTGTGGGGGAAAGATCCTGAAGCTCACCAGCAAAATGTGCCTACATATAGGCAATTTTTTATGTGTGTATTATGCTTGTATagatgtcaaccccaatacattttcatgtcatcatcaccaatcaactgcattacattactttgactaccaccaccgattgtatgctagctatgctaccggtttatacgaacgggagttagcacttactgtagcagtcacttcttctaagCCTGAATGTGActacttctaaatgttatgcagcgaaaaccaaatgtataaaaatcagactttagtaaccacattgtgggcctgttacaatacatcaatcaGGACGTatttgacgaatatccactttgttagatcataTTTGTTGAATGTGCGCCCATTCTATTAAGTATCTCCAGGACAAAGAGTTATTTTGGGGGTATAGACTGAATGATTAGTTGAAGATCTATGGACTGACTTGAGCAGTAAAAACCCACAGACTCTTACCATCTGCTCCACCTGTTTCCTCAGCTGTTTGTACTCCTTAGAGTTTTGATTATTGAGTGACTCAGTGTAAATCCAGTTGGTGATTCTGACGCATAAGTAGTAGGCGGACAGCGGAGCTGCGGTGGTCTTATCACTGCTGCTGGGTGTTGCCCTCCGTAAATGGGTAACAGGCACAACATCAGCAAAGAAAAGGAGTGCTGTACGGGAGAAGAGGAAACAAGCCGAAATTCGGAAATGAGCAGAAATACTGATACACACCCATCTAATGAATTACTGCCATTACCCTTAGAGACTGACTGATTGAAGTGCCAATTACAGCCAATAAAGGTATCCTTGTACTGTGGAAATGATTATCTGTAGACAGACACTTTGAGTTGAAAGGGGGGTCACCATCTGTGATCTCTGTAGTACCCAGACAAAACAATAATCTTCAATCACTACAATAATGCATTATTTAGACTAATTTCTTCCAAAACAacgttttcaaatgtgttttctcAGTGCAGGAAATAAGTTGTTTTGTCTTATGCCAGGGTTTTGTCTTATCCTAATATTTGATTGAGTGAGGTCGATTGTAAATCCATAATACTATTCTGCTACTACACTACATAACCCTGAAGACATTTTTATACATTATGACAcactatgacatattatgacagaTTATGATAGATGTTTTGCTATCTTGAGCAAAACACCAGATTTAAAAAATCTTCTCAATGGGGGTTTTAACTCCAGTATATTGGCATCACTTGAGTCACCTGAGGAAGCAACTTaaagtttaaaaaatataatAGGCCAAAATGTCCTCAAGAAGGCTCCAGAGCAGCCGGGGACAAGATAATCATGAAAAAGTGGTATTCTGGTTGTGTGCTGATAAGGTTTGACTCTCCGTAAACCACAAAGTATGATTTACTTAGATACAGGTATCTgactaaaataaaggaaaccccaacataaagtgtcttaatagggcgttgggccaccacgagccagaacagcttcaatgcaccttggcatagattctccAAGTGTCTATAACTCTAATGGAGTGATGCGACACCATTCTCAGTTTACAATCATAGCCTGAATAAAAGCAGGCTTCAGGTAATGCATGAGAAGCCATCATTTTTCAGACCTGTTTACCATATGTTTAGGGGTCCTGTTGATTGTCACATTAACAATTGAACCCCCATCTGACCCCCACATCTAAGAAGTGTAggttacagtacaacacagtccaaTGCATCCCATACAACAGTGGTTCCAAACCTTTTTCGGTTACCGTATCACCAACagaattttgctctgcccagagtacccctgaaggaaggaaggaaggaaggaaggcaggcaggcaggcaggcaggcaggcaggcaggcaggcaggcaggcaggcaggcaggcaggcaggcaggcaggcaggcaggcaggcaggcaggcaggcaggcaggcaggcaggcaggcaggcaggcaggcaggcaggcaggcaggcaggcaggcaggcaggcaggcaggcaggcaggcaggcaggcaggcaggcagacaggcagacaggcagacaggcagacaggcagacagacagacagacagacagacagacagacagacagacagacagacagacagacagacagacagacagacagacgttttCTGTCATACCTGAAACAGCCAAAGTAAGAATAATCCCACATTTGATTGGTATTTTCTCCATGATGTATCCAACAGGTAGACTAACGTTTTTAAAAGAAAAGCCAAATACACACAGTGGAAGTTAGCCTGGTTGCTTACTTGATGAGAAACTATTTCTGTCTGAAAGAAAAAGTTATTTTATCACCCAGTTAACTGTGCAGGTAGGACAGGTGTATGGCGGGGGGCGGACCCTAGATTATATGGGTGTGCGCGCTGGAAGATAACGCAAAAATAGACATTCGTGGTGTATGACGCCACCTCGTGGCCAGAAGGATTTGCTGTCGGAGTATCAGTATCACCTTGGTGCTGTAAATCTTTGAGAAGCAAAGCACAAAAAAGGCATGAGGCAAAATCAACAGCCTGACCCAGCCACTGTTTAGTAAACTGAGGGAaactactctcaaattcatagatggaGCAATGGCAAGGACTGACAGCCAATGAGGTCGACATGATGTTTACAAAGactaaaataacaacaaaaacataaaccAACCTTTGATTTTGATATATGATAGGATTAGTCTTGAGACAGTTGTATTAAAATTATTTATATCTTTCCAGAATGAATGGGTGTGTATCATTAATTGAAATGGCTAGTGAGCAACAGgaaacccttacaaaaaaagattgccgTTTTGAAACttcagtaaaagtgcagtaactgcagtcgactgtggtattttggatgcagtaattgcagaataactgcagtgtactcagtggtggaaaaagtacccaaacgTCATACAtgaataaaagtaaagataccttaataggaaATTACtcgagtaaaagtgaaagtcacccagtaaaatactacttgagtaaaagtctaaaagtatttggttttaaatatacttaagtatcaaaagtaaatgtaattgcaaattccttatattaagcaaaccagatggcacaattgttcatgtttttatttatttatggttagccaggggcacactcggACTCTCAGACATCATTCtgaaacaaagcatttgtgtttagtgagtcgccagatcagaggaagtagagatgaccaaggatgttctcttgataagtgcgtgtaTTGGACCAttactgtcctgctaagcattcaaaatgtaacgagtacttttgggtgtcagggaaaatttatggagtaaaaagtagaaggattacttttatactatcccaggtattccttaaagaggtagggtttcaagtacctccggaaggtggtcagtgactccgctgtcctggcgtcgtgagggagcttgttccaccattggggtgccagagcagcgaacagttttgactgggctgataATGCACTCTAACAGCAgttatactgcagttatactgcactctgactgcaatcttttttcagAAGGAAATCTtagataatagtaataatatgccatttagcagacgcttttatccaaagtgacataCAGTCAGTCATGTGTGAATACatttttgcgtatgggtggtcccggggatcgaacccactaccctgccgttacaagcgccatgctctaccaattgagctacagaggaccagattgTGCACATCCTTCACAACTTCCCTCATCAGCATGTGTGGGACCCTTGTCATCTGCTCGGAAAACGGATGACTTTGTGGTATCTGAATTAAGGACATTCAGtggtgttaagttgcgtcaattcaaatctggtattaggaacaaaagaggtcaatacaggtcttctaaaatagactagtattttaattaatgcaaaccacttcaatggtaaatatgatgttcgtatatacaggtccactgaaataccacgcagggcactcagagaactgatccattgttctaagttcttcttcaaatactctgacagagatagttcccgctccctgctggccaatcagagtagagactgagcgtggtttagacttactcagccaatcgttggcgcacaggctggtcccagtccctcGGCGCTTTaccgttgcacactgttgccaggcataagttgttatcatcacaccctgtctcgagtcagcacccatagacactgTTCCCCTGTACTCCTTGTACCTacggacggttcacagatcacaaagaggcagtgttcgtgtatgtgagacacaagttcttatcaatccctactccctaaaacagctcctcacattaatcacagcttgttaggttaaacaatttatatcagtacagtacaaaccttttatgtttaatcattaatgcattctttctaagctaggcatcacatccagttacaagaaaatagaaccccacagTGGTTAGCCTACCTACAATTGTATTTTTCCAGAAACACAAGCGAGAAAGCATTTGAAGCAACTATGCAAAGTAAACTAGCTAGTTAGGCTTGCCTACAAGTACACAATTGTTACTTACCTGCAACAATTATACTTTTTCTCCCTGATAACAGTACACAAAGACACATTGTGACacacctctctttctccccatcccCCTCAATTCTACCCAATCCCCCaaactcgctctctctctcgcgcacACTCTCTCTCCTATTGCTGAGACAGATATAAAGATCAGGAAACAATATGTGATGTAGTTGGTGATGTACAGTTTGGTGTACTGAAAGGTCAGGGTATCGTAAACTTGAGGACAGGGAGGTGAATTGTTATACAAACACTGCCAAGTGGATTAACCTTCTTTGTACTTCTTGGCACATTCGCTACTCATGCTGTTCTGCCACCCTATTTCACAACAACATTGATGTAAGAAGTGTAATGCCGCTGCAATGCTGTGAGGCTTTGAAAGTGAACCTGGATTGTTAAGTGTTTTCACTTGTGTGAATGAAATTCCAAtgatttcaaaaaaataaaaagtgtgtgtgtttttaagaTACTCCAGGCTGCAGAACAACAACATTGTTCATGCATCACTTTGAAGCACATTCTAAGCCATGTGATGACTTGAGTCAGTGCTGCTCTCGTTATCTGCAATGATGGAGGAGTGGTGTGAGTTGGTGACCTATTTCGGTGCATAGATATTCTGCACTGTTTGGCAATCTCAGCAGTTTGACACTTGATGTGTGCACTACAACTCCACCATCATTACTGAGTGACAACACCTCAGCCTAAAGATGTCTTCAAGTTGGATGCAGGTGACATTTCTCCTTGTACACTTGATTGTTGGTAAGATTTTTGAAACTGACAACATCTAATGTTGTTGTATATGACTGTACATTAAATATCAAGTTACAGATGATTTAGTCTCTATAGTCAGACGTTTTACTATGTGTATGCTCTCCCACAGCAGGAGCAGTGGTGTACCAGTACCCAGGGTCACTAACAGTGGCAGAGGGTACCAATGTGACATTTCACTGTGACATCAGTGAAATGGGAGGGGAATGCTCTTATATCGTATGGGTGCAAGTGGGACCTATGAGAAAGCTCACACTCTGGCCTCAAAAAACCTACAGTGTCCACACCAACACAGCCTGCCTCCTGAACATCATCAACGCCAACAGGACAAGTGTGGGCACCTTCTACTGTGCCCTGCTTAACGGTGCCATGCTGAACATGGGCAATGGGAGTGTGCTGGAAGTCTCTGGTAAGATCAGACGCTTCTCCATGGTTTATATTAGCGTTAATCTTTTCTAGTCCTGGGAGGTATACAGTAATAaaaaacagaaaggaaaacggcgcacactgctgctcatgctcccaggtgatatttatttataacaacgTTTCGACCCTTAGGTTTTCATCAGGCGACCTAAGGGTCGCAACgttgtaataaataaatatcacctgggagcatgagcagcCGTGTGCTgcgttttcctttctgtttttCACGAATTTGTCTACAACTCCTGCGGAAAGTACCTGGATGTGCCTATGTTCTTCAGCTTAGGTATACATTGGTAGTCATGCCATGTcatgtcctctgtcctctctcttccagACCCTGTCACCTCTGACACTACTCTGGAGGTCCTGGTGCCCGTGGATTGGCAGGAGGCCCCCTCATCCCCAGTCCCACTCATGTGCCTGGTGTCTGGGCTGGATCCCAGTCAGGCCAGGGTGTACTGGGAGGTGGGGGGGAAGGTTCAGTCCTCAGAGAGTTTACCTGAGGTTCTGTCAGAGAAGCCAGCCAGTGTCAGAGTCCAGCTCTCTGTACCTGGCCATACCTGGGCTGAAGGTGAAGAGATCACCTGTGTTATGGAGAGCACCACTGGGGTGAAGATGAACAAGACAGTCAGCAGGATGGGTAAGAGAGATCACCCCAGGGCTCTGGGTTAAATTAGTTTAGAAGGTCTGTCTGCACAAGTTTAGAACAATGTAAAACTCTTATGTGCCAAAACAAATTGTGTCTTCTTAGGAATGGAGAGGTCCAGACAGGGAATGTTTCTGGCCATCTCTTTGGGCGGCATGTGTATCCTTCTTTCTATTGTGGTGATTATCATCACCTTGTATGTCTGCAGACTGAGACACAACCCTCGTAAGTACTGTTTGTATTTGATTAGTTATTCATGATTGATTACTTTACTACATCTATAGCAGCAGTATATTATATAGGCTATCAATAGTATCTTTAACATATTGTATCATAATATTTCCAAAGGAAAGAAAATATGTGAACCCTGTGAGCACAACCAGGATGGTGCACAGGTAAAATaactttttataaatgtttgtgtATTATACTATTATAAGTATTATTTTTGTGTGATTATACTATTACTACTTTTTCTACTATGACTAtttgtaatgatgatgatgatggtgttttCTTGTCATTCAGGGTCTGACTGAGGTGCAGTATGCCAGTTTGAAGTTTGGAGCTGGTCGTGGGAGACCCTTACCTAGAGCCACAGCTAAAAACAGACAATATAAGTAGGCTAAAGCTGCCCTTGTAACACCTTACATGTGAATTCACTTTTCTACAAAAACATACAAGAAGTGCTTATTCATTCAGGGTCATCGGTTTGTCAAAATGCTTCTGTGCTTGCTTGCTTATGTTATCTGACCTACTTATTTGAGTCAATGATTTAAGGATTTTAGCTTTTAGAATAAGGAACTTAAGTTGTCAGATTGTGTTGTCATTTTACAAGCTTTGTGATGAAAAACAATTCAATCTTGTTGAAATAATAGCCAAATGTAAATTACATTAAAGATAAATACAAGTTTCATTTATGGAGTGATCTAGTTTCTCTGGTCGTATGCTGATGAGATTTTTGTGATAATAGTCAGCTATAAAAATGAGTCACAGATGTAATCTGTTTTGTCTTCAGCATAAATAGTACATCCTGTTTGTTTCACATAATGCTCAGCACGTAGAACAGCACAGGTCCATTTGATGGTAAGCATTTTTGTCCAAATGCTCTGCCTCCTAATATTTCAAAATGTCTCACAAGTTAGGTGCGTTCTCTAACTTAAATGATTAAGCATCTTTCATCTCTGTGATGTTGCAACACAAACCCACAGATTTAcatcattttagcagatgctcttatcccaaCACAGATGGTGTTTGACCTTAAGGTATTTGAAAGTGGAAATAATTTATGTATTATCTATACCGTATTTATATTCTGTATTATTAGTTTATGGTTCCCATTCACACTGGCTGTAAATCAATACCTTTATTGTAGGCTGTGCCAGTTTCCTTCACTTGACACTTCATCATGTTGCAGTCACTGTCCACAAGAGGGTAGTAAAGAGGTGTAACTTAGTTTCTGTTTAAATTTTCCTTGAGTAAGCAGAGACCATTCAACCCTCCAGGTGCCCTAGCAGCCCATAAACCAGACACCTGGAGATATTGATTACCATTGTAAAACAGTGGAGTTTTAGAGTTTTAGAAACTGACTGTTATATAGCCTGCTCTAAAATACTTCATCTAAGTCCCCCTTTTCTCTTCAAAAGGTCAACCAGCTGCTTTCACATTAAACTTTCTTAAAGTAAATCATGTCAGATTGAGGGGTATGCAGTTGTGCTGtctacaaaaaaagtgttgacaCTGAGCATATAATGAGACTGTTTGATAATCAGTGTATAGGATCATGGGAGGAACATTTTGGGGAAATGGGGAGGGGGGTTGACATTTCTCAATGTGTGCAGGGACTAGATGTGGAACCATtttaaggaaggaaggaaggagtggtggtcttttggctcctgtccCCTTGTCCAGATAGGAATGAGTGAACTCCTTTTCTCCTGCTTGGCTTGATGATGTCATGGCTTGTGCATGTCTGTCTGGCACGGGCTCTGCCAGCTGCTGAGCTGAGTTTGTTGCAAAACAGACACAGCATTATTTCCATGTTTAAGTGCTCCGTCGGGTGGGTTAAAACCTTGCCTTTAGGTAGATCATTCTACCCTGTCTTCTCCTTCTATCAATGCTTACATTGCAGGTAGACCTGTTGTCGTTAATCTTTAGTGAGTGAAAGAAAGTAAAACAAAAGCATTTGATATAGATTATATAGTAGTTTCATTCATATTTTATATTCTGCCTATGGATGGACAGGTTGAGTTAAAAGTTATTGTTACAGTACCATTCTTAAGAGCAAATAGAGGTATGAATTATCCCTTTTTTTCTGTCATTTTCCACAGATGTGAAAAGTACAAAAGCCTCTTTAACTGTGAAAGTGAAATATACCAGCATTAATCTTCATCAAACACATATTAAAAAGCCATGTATTGGTTTAGAAGAAAAAATACACCATCCTTAttcagaacatctgctaaatCTATTCTGACAAAGACACTGGAAACATTTTCCAGGTCAAAGTCCTGCTCCAAATGTTTGGAAAACATTGACCACAGTTTGTTGGACCAATTTGACCACTGTTTTTAGAATATTTACAACATTCTGATAAATATTGCACCACAAAAACATAGGGGAAGCACATACATTGAATTCTATTTCTAATGGCAAATGTTGTTCAAAGTTCCATTGTAATAGACCGAATGTTGTTAATCATACATTATTTAGATATCAAAGGACTCTATCAATGGACCGAGGTGGCTAGCTTCAAAAACCTCTAGACAGAACGTTCTTCAAGTCAGAACAAGAAACGTAGACGTTGTCTGTGGCAACGAGAGGTATCACTTCCGAGTGAAAAGGTCGTTCAATTTAATTAAAGATGGCTGCCCCCACGCAGATGGCTACCTCTGAGCTGTACTGCTGGGAAGGCGATTGGGGTTTACCGTCTGTCGACACCGAGTGTTTAATTGTATTGGTAAGATATCAATTATGATTTAATTCCAGCAATAACAACATTTCAAGATAGCACAGCTTGGCTGCCTTCATATTCAGTTGCAAGCTAATGTCAATGCTGATGGCGTTGGCTTGGACATCACATCCCTCACTGACATGGCTATCTATTAGTtgtctaacgttagctatttgCAGTAAACATTTCACCGTAACTACCGGTAGTGTATTTACATGATAGTTAACGTTACATGGGCTGGTACCATGTAATTACAGTGCAAggtgaacttttttttttttaattgtctGAAAGGTTATCAATTGTCTCTATCGACCCGTAACTGTAGTGGCGTCCAATGTAAGAAAATGGTattagctaacttagctaactaACGGAAGTTAACTAGCAACAACAGCAGCATGCACtggcaatttgcaaataaatctcACAAGAATGTAGATAATTTAATGTACCTAGCTAACTAAATCAATGCACACTGCAAACAAGCAGGTCTAGGTAAACAGCTGTAACTACAGTAAACCTTCACTCTACCTGCCTGTGTGCCTCTCAGTGAAGGCTCCtcaggggaggaaggggaggaccatcctactcagtgaatttcagaaaaatacaaatagtgaaacattaaaaaagttaaccTTTTTtatataaaactatactaaatatattaatatgtcaccaaataactgattaaaacagtGTTTTGCAATGAAGTTCTACAGTAGCTTTAACAGCACCCTCTAGGATAGCACCATGGTGTAtctggaggacagctattttccatcctcctctgggtacattgacttcaatacaaaacctaggaggctcatggttctcaccccctttcatagacttacacagtaattatgatgaCTTCTGGAGGACGTTCTCCAACCTATCAGacctcttgcagcatgaactgacatgttgtccatccaatcaaaggatcagagaattcatctagtactgaaagcatgagctacagctagctagcactgcagtgtataaagtttggtgagtagttgactcagagagagaaagacaatagttgaaccgttttgaacaaattaatttcttcaaaaat is a window from the Coregonus clupeaformis isolate EN_2021a unplaced genomic scaffold, ASM2061545v1 scaf0757, whole genome shotgun sequence genome containing:
- the LOC121573076 gene encoding uncharacterized protein LOC121573076 — encoded protein: MSSSWMQVTFLLVHLIVAGAVVYQYPGSLTVAEGTNVTFHCDISEMGGECSYIVWVQVGPMRKLTLWPQKTYSVHTNTACLLNIINANRTSVGTFYCALLNGAMLNMGNGSVLEVSDPVTSDTTLEVLVPVDWQEAPSSPVPLMCLVSGLDPSQARVYWEVGGKVQSSESLPEVLSEKPASVRVQLSVPGHTWAEGEEITCVMESTTGVKMNKTVSRMGMERSRQGMFLAISLGGMCILLSIVVIIITLYVCRLRHNPRKKICEPCEHNQDGAQGLTEVQYASLKFGAGRGRPLPRATAKNRQYK